A genomic window from Lotus japonicus ecotype B-129 chromosome 1, LjGifu_v1.2 includes:
- the LOC130731389 gene encoding uncharacterized protein LOC130731389, giving the protein MFKKLRVELPFSEVLEKMPQYAKFMKEILSKKRRLSEENEIVELTEECSAILQRKLPPKRKDPGSFTLPVNFGASKQVRALCDLGSSVNLMPLSMFERLNVGELKPTMMMLQLADRSIVAPWGVVEDVLVRVGELEFPVDFVIIDMDEDSKIPLILGRPFLATSQAKINVGKGTISLRVADEKISFNIFDLKSKPVEKNDVFLVKMMEEWSDEKLKQFFLKEKAGASNKKKKEDTQINQTEQVYSLSMIVNSEQKEEIDSKQKEEINSKQTEEKVKGGCFQWKPKRKKEEKSPIPLNLKFNDCVLALEVACKNLTKVCAQLKDPESAMHFGINPG; this is encoded by the coding sequence ATGTTCAAAAAGTTGCGTGTAGAGCTCCCATTCTCTGAAGTTCTGGAAAAGATGCCTCAATATGCTAAATTCATGAAGGAGATACTCTCAAAGAAAAGGAGGTTGAGTGAAGAGAATGAGATCGTTGAGCTTACTGAGGAGTGTAGCGCTATTCTACAAAGGAAGCTTCCACCCAAACGAAAGGATCCAGGTAGTTTCACCCTACCTGTTAATTTTGGGGCTTCAAAGCAAGTGAGAGCCTTATGTGATTTAGGGTCAAGCGTCAACTTAATGCCCCTATCAATGTTTGAGCGACTTAATGTTGGAGAACTGAAGCCGACAATGATGATGCTTCAATTAGCGGATCGCTCCATAGTGGCTCCATGGGGAGTTGTTGAAGATGTGCTAGTAAGAGTAGGAGAGCTCGAGTTCCCGGTGGACTTCGTGATAATTGATATGGATGAGGACTCTAAAATACCATTGATTCTGGGAAGACCGTTCCTAGCCACTTCACAAGCGAAAATAAATGTGGGGAAAGGAACAATATCTTTAAGGGTAGCTGATGAGAAGATCAGTTTCAACATATTTGACCTGAAGTCAAAACCAGTTGAGAAGAATGATGtatttttggtgaaaatgatggaagagTGGAGTGATGAGAAGCTGAAGCAGTTCTTCCTTAAAGAAAAAGCTGGAGCatcaaataagaagaaaaaagaggaCACACAGATCAATCAAACTGAACAAGTCTACTCATTGAGCATGATTGTCAACTCTGAGCAGAAGGAGGAGATCGATTCCAAGCAGAAGGAGGAGATCAACTCAAAGCAAACGGAGGAGAAGGTAAAAGGTGGGTGCTTCCAATGGAAGCCAAAGCgtaagaaagaagagaaatctCCTATACctcttaatttaaaatttaatgatTGTGTGTTAGCTCTTGAGGTTGCATGCAAAAATCTAACTAAGGTGTGTGCTCAATTGAAAGATCCCGAAAGTGCAATGCACTTTGGGATAAACCCTGGATGA